One Aegilops tauschii subsp. strangulata cultivar AL8/78 chromosome 2, Aet v6.0, whole genome shotgun sequence genomic window, AAATAGTATGAATTGAGAAATGGAAGCAGGCAAGGGGCAGAGGGTAGGCGGCCAGGGCGCGCCACATGATCCGCGGCAATCTCGCAGTGACTAGCCCTCCACCACTCAGCCCGGCTTGAAAACCCCACCTGCTCACTTCTCCACCCAAACCCAATCCAAAATCTTTCCCTCCCTCCCATCCTTTCTTcccctccgcctccgcctcctcggCCGCCGGTGACGCGCCAGGCGCTAGCCAGCCATGTCGTGCTCCCACCTCTCCACCGCGTGGTCCTCCTCCGCGCTTGCCAGCACCTccacccgccgccgcgcctccaccggcagcagcagcagcctgGTGGTGCGGTGCTCCCTCCGGGACCTCCGCAACCGCATCGACTCTGTCCGTAACACGCAGAAGATCACGGAGGCGATGAAGCTGGTGGCCGCCGCCAAGGTCCGTCGCGCGCAGGAGGCCGTGGTCTCCTCCCGCCCCTTCTCGGAGGCTCTGGTGGAGGTGCTCTACAACATGAACCAGGAGATCCAGTCGGAGGACATCGACCTGCCCCTCACCCGCCAGCGCGCCGTCAAGCGCGTCGCGATCGTCGTCCTCACCGGCGAGCGTGGCCTCTGCGGCGCCTTCAACAACAACGTGCTCAAGAAGGCCGAGGCCCGCATGGAGGACCTCAGGCAGCTGGGCGTCGACTACACCGTCATCAGCGTCGGCAAGAAGGGCAACGCCTACTTCCAGCGCCGCGACTACATCCCCACCGAGCGCTTCCTCGAGCTCGCCGGGATCCCCACCGTCAAGGACTCGCAGGCCATTTGCGACCTCATCTACTCCCTCTTTGTCGCCGAGGAGGTCGACAAGGTGGAGCTCGTCTACTCCAAGTTCGTCAACCTCGTCCGCTCCGACCCCATCATCCAGACGCTGCTGCCCATGTCCCCTAAGGGCGAGATCTGCGATGTCAACGGCATCTGTGTCGACGC contains:
- the LOC109733065 gene encoding ATP synthase subunit gamma, chloroplastic, with the translated sequence MSCSHLSTAWSSSALASTSTRRRASTGSSSSLVVRCSLRDLRNRIDSVRNTQKITEAMKLVAAAKVRRAQEAVVSSRPFSEALVEVLYNMNQEIQSEDIDLPLTRQRAVKRVAIVVLTGERGLCGAFNNNVLKKAEARMEDLRQLGVDYTVISVGKKGNAYFQRRDYIPTERFLELAGIPTVKDSQAICDLIYSLFVAEEVDKVELVYSKFVNLVRSDPIIQTLLPMSPKGEICDVNGICVDATEDELFKLTTKEGKLTVEREKIKIEMQPFSPVVQFEQDPVQILDALLPLYLNSQILRALQESLASELAARMSAMSSATDNAIDLRKNLSMVYNRRRQAKITGEILEIVAGADALSG